In the genome of Streptomyces globosus, one region contains:
- a CDS encoding Crp/Fnr family transcriptional regulator translates to MSTPSPVRIAAVLSAEHRGRLMSHALEVNFPEGARIFEEGSPSESFWIVRSGTVTLQTPVPGGRRPTPIENLGPGELVGWSWLFPPYVWQLSAEAMTPVRAYEFDATAVRMAMDADPAFGSAVGHWVGRVLALRLQQTRTRLLDMYAPRAASAVQ, encoded by the coding sequence GTGAGCACACCATCCCCTGTCCGGATCGCCGCAGTCCTCTCCGCCGAGCACCGCGGCCGGCTGATGTCCCACGCTCTGGAGGTCAACTTCCCCGAAGGCGCCCGGATCTTCGAGGAGGGATCGCCGTCGGAGTCGTTCTGGATCGTGCGCTCCGGCACGGTCACCCTCCAGACCCCGGTGCCCGGGGGGCGGCGGCCGACGCCGATCGAGAACCTCGGGCCCGGGGAGCTCGTGGGCTGGTCCTGGCTGTTCCCGCCGTACGTGTGGCAGCTGAGCGCGGAGGCGATGACCCCGGTGCGCGCGTACGAGTTCGACGCGACCGCCGTACGGATGGCGATGGACGCCGACCCGGCCTTCGGGTCCGCGGTCGGGCACTGGGTGGGGCGGGTCCTCGCGCTGCGCCTGCAGCAGACCCGCACACGGCTGCTGGACATGTACGCGCCGCGCGCCGCGTCGGCCGTCCAGTAG
- a CDS encoding VOC family protein, whose protein sequence is MSKGFTTCLWFDGEVEAAAAYYVSVFKDGRIGRTAHYTDAVPDRAGEVLTVEFEVNGQKFVGLNGGPEFRFSEAISFQIHCDDQAEADRYYDTLVGDGGEESACGWVKDRFGVSWQVIPPGVIDLVTDADPGRAARATAAMLTMKRLDAAELRRAADAA, encoded by the coding sequence ATGAGCAAGGGCTTCACCACGTGCCTGTGGTTCGACGGGGAGGTCGAGGCCGCCGCCGCGTACTACGTGTCCGTCTTCAAGGACGGGCGGATCGGCAGGACGGCCCACTACACCGACGCCGTGCCCGACCGGGCCGGCGAGGTGCTGACCGTCGAGTTCGAGGTCAACGGGCAGAAGTTCGTCGGCCTCAACGGCGGCCCGGAGTTCCGCTTCTCCGAGGCGATCTCCTTCCAGATCCACTGCGACGACCAGGCGGAGGCGGACCGCTACTACGACACCCTCGTGGGCGACGGCGGCGAGGAGTCCGCCTGCGGCTGGGTCAAGGACCGGTTCGGGGTGTCCTGGCAGGTCATCCCGCCCGGAGTGATCGACCTGGTCACCGACGCGGACCCGGGCCGGGCGGCCCGCGCCACCGCCGCCATGCTCACGATGAAGCGGCTGGACGCGGCGGAGCTGCGCAGGGCCGCGGACGCCGCCTGA
- a CDS encoding glycoside hydrolase family 5 protein, which produces MQSLVRPLLALLLAAAALPVSALPAQAAPPAAGAASGALTAAAEEWTPPLSTRGRWIVDADGDRFRLRSGNWDGAQGSWNGSGDRTDPAAHHAGQNSHGIPLGLDRVPMPALLADFRALGLNSIRLPFSNEMLRTSAPVPDAAVAANPALRGRTPLQVFDAVVAALTGAGFAVILNNHTVTTRWCCGLDGNERWNSGQTTARWADDWVAVARRYRGNPRVVGADLYNEVRRDTFHDPNWGLGDDRDWHAAAQEAADRILTEGNPDLLIVVEGINWTGIPVDGFPHGRPALTPARTLSHTLVRSGKLVYSAHFYGYTGPRHSGATGIGETSDPRYQDLGRDELAQVVHDQALFVAAESGAHFTAPVWISEFGIGADEAAARPKAWFRNLTGLLSAADADFAYWPLVGWSTAADGTPGGDSWALLRYDSAGRRSGVPDAGDWRTQPWAGLAATAGRTGPVAPVPSWHQLTTDHRDHSASLLTRAGGDWDSGARKAACPDGSRLAGLSHTGGRGLCSTSDLRAAAGAHTVVRNEAHVPPGGDWATGYTKLQCPADRFLIGYSLRGSRVSAALCAPARTALPAAGPGRTVWFDRGDARPAGAGGGEWAYGHHKGQCGPGEYAAGIAFTTRFAARSGPAALLCRPLPTA; this is translated from the coding sequence GTGCAGAGCCTCGTCCGCCCCCTCCTCGCCCTCCTCCTGGCGGCGGCAGCGCTGCCGGTGTCGGCCCTCCCGGCGCAGGCCGCGCCGCCCGCGGCGGGAGCCGCCTCCGGCGCGCTGACCGCGGCCGCCGAGGAGTGGACCCCGCCCCTGTCCACCCGCGGCCGCTGGATCGTCGACGCCGACGGCGACCGCTTCCGGCTCCGCTCCGGCAACTGGGACGGCGCGCAGGGTTCCTGGAACGGCTCCGGCGACCGCACCGACCCCGCCGCCCACCACGCCGGCCAGAACTCGCACGGGATCCCCCTCGGCCTGGACCGCGTCCCGATGCCAGCCCTCCTGGCCGACTTCCGCGCCCTGGGCCTCAACAGCATCCGGCTGCCGTTCTCCAACGAGATGCTGCGCACCTCCGCCCCCGTTCCGGACGCGGCGGTCGCCGCCAACCCGGCCCTGCGCGGCAGGACACCGCTCCAGGTGTTCGACGCCGTCGTCGCCGCCCTCACCGGCGCCGGGTTCGCCGTCATCCTCAACAACCACACCGTCACCACCCGCTGGTGCTGCGGGCTCGACGGCAACGAGCGCTGGAACAGCGGCCAGACCACCGCCCGGTGGGCCGACGACTGGGTGGCCGTGGCCCGCCGCTACCGCGGCAACCCGCGCGTGGTCGGCGCCGACCTCTACAACGAGGTCCGCCGCGACACCTTCCACGACCCGAACTGGGGCCTCGGCGACGACCGCGACTGGCACGCCGCCGCACAGGAGGCCGCCGACCGGATCCTCACCGAGGGCAACCCCGACCTGCTGATCGTGGTCGAGGGCATCAACTGGACCGGCATCCCCGTCGACGGGTTCCCGCACGGCCGCCCGGCCCTCACCCCGGCCCGCACCCTCTCCCACACCCTCGTCCGCTCCGGCAAGCTCGTCTACTCCGCCCACTTCTACGGCTACACGGGCCCCCGGCACAGCGGCGCGACCGGCATCGGCGAGACCAGCGACCCCCGCTACCAGGACCTCGGCCGGGACGAGCTCGCGCAGGTCGTCCACGACCAGGCCCTGTTCGTGGCCGCCGAGTCCGGGGCGCACTTCACCGCGCCCGTCTGGATCAGCGAGTTCGGCATCGGCGCCGACGAGGCCGCCGCCCGCCCGAAGGCCTGGTTCCGCAACCTCACCGGCCTGCTGTCCGCCGCCGACGCCGACTTCGCGTACTGGCCGCTCGTCGGCTGGAGCACCGCCGCCGACGGCACACCGGGCGGCGACAGCTGGGCGCTGCTCCGGTACGACTCCGCGGGCCGCCGCTCGGGCGTACCGGACGCCGGGGACTGGCGTACGCAGCCCTGGGCCGGTCTCGCCGCCACCGCGGGGCGCACCGGACCCGTCGCCCCCGTCCCGTCCTGGCACCAGCTGACCACCGACCACCGCGACCACAGCGCCTCCCTGCTCACCCGCGCCGGAGGCGACTGGGACAGCGGCGCCCGCAAGGCCGCCTGCCCCGACGGATCCCGCCTGGCCGGCCTCTCGCACACCGGCGGGCGCGGCCTGTGCAGCACCTCCGACCTGCGTGCCGCAGCCGGCGCGCACACCGTCGTCCGGAACGAGGCGCACGTCCCGCCGGGCGGCGACTGGGCCACCGGGTACACCAAGCTCCAGTGCCCCGCCGACCGCTTCCTGATCGGATACAGCCTGCGCGGCAGCCGGGTTTCGGCCGCCCTCTGCGCTCCGGCCCGCACGGCGCTCCCCGCCGCGGGGCCGGGCCGCACGGTGTGGTTCGACCGGGGAGACGCCCGGCCCGCGGGCGCCGGCGGCGGGGAGTGGGCGTACGGCCACCACAAGGGCCAGTGCGGGCCCGGCGAGTACGCTGCCGGCATCGCCTTCACCACCCGCTTCGCCGCCCGCTCCGGCCCCGCGGCGCTCCTGTGCCGGCCGCTGCCGACGGCCTGA
- a CDS encoding GNAT family N-acetyltransferase, giving the protein MTGFEITGASGADMELIRTWADAEGWNPGDTDRYAFAVADPAGFLVGRLDGEPVACISAVRYGTGFGFIGFYIVRPEFRGRGYGLQLWQAGMKRLDGRLVGLDGVVEQQGNYRRSGFLPAWNNVRHEGRPRPDGGGPAAGGATAGFELVDAASLPFEQLAGYDRRFFPEARDGFLAAWTGLPGRTALAAVRGGRVEGLGVVRPCSGAARIGPLYAAGPDIAAALLHGLAEQTPDGVVAVDVPDANAAATALLAGLGMEPVFEAARMYTGPAPRIDMAGLYGVTSLELG; this is encoded by the coding sequence ATGACGGGATTCGAGATCACCGGCGCGAGCGGCGCCGACATGGAGCTCATCCGCACCTGGGCCGACGCCGAGGGCTGGAACCCGGGCGACACCGACCGGTACGCGTTCGCGGTCGCCGATCCGGCGGGCTTCCTTGTGGGCCGGCTCGACGGCGAGCCGGTGGCCTGCATCTCGGCCGTGCGCTACGGCACCGGTTTCGGGTTCATCGGCTTCTACATCGTCCGCCCGGAGTTCCGCGGCCGCGGCTACGGCCTCCAGCTGTGGCAGGCCGGGATGAAGCGGCTCGACGGGCGGCTCGTGGGCCTCGACGGCGTCGTCGAGCAGCAGGGCAACTACCGCAGGTCCGGCTTCCTGCCTGCCTGGAACAACGTCCGCCACGAAGGCCGTCCGCGGCCGGACGGCGGCGGCCCCGCAGCCGGCGGCGCCACTGCCGGCTTCGAGCTGGTGGACGCCGCCTCGCTGCCGTTCGAGCAGCTCGCCGGCTACGACCGGCGGTTCTTCCCCGAGGCCCGCGACGGCTTCCTCGCCGCCTGGACCGGACTGCCCGGCCGCACCGCCCTCGCCGCGGTCCGCGGCGGCCGCGTCGAAGGGCTCGGAGTGGTCCGGCCGTGCAGCGGCGCGGCCCGGATCGGCCCGCTCTACGCGGCGGGCCCGGACATCGCGGCCGCCCTGCTGCACGGCCTGGCCGAGCAGACCCCGGACGGAGTCGTCGCCGTGGACGTGCCGGACGCCAACGCCGCGGCCACCGCCCTGCTCGCCGGACTGGGCATGGAGCCCGTCTTCGAGGCCGCCCGCATGTACACGGGGCCGGCCCCGCGGATCGACATGGCCGGCCTGTACGGGGTGACGAGCCTCGAACTCGGTTGA
- a CDS encoding NADP-dependent oxidoreductase: protein MRAMAYDEYGGTEVLRETRLPMPKVAPGEVLVKVRCAAVNPVDWKIMAGGLDGLMDVLFPVVPGWDVSGTVERLGIDVPEFAVGDEVMAYARKDYVHGGTFAEYVSVPARALARKPASLGWREAAGLPLAGLTAYQLLTRLDTGEGDTVLVHGAAGGVGSFGVQIARALGARVIGTASPRNHDRLRELGCEPVQYGEGLVDRVRALAPDGVSVVADFVGGVLDVTQAVLAPDGRHASIADPSVLGADGQWMWVRPVGSDLTELAKLADSGRLKVTVAETFPLADAAAAFALNQEGHTAGKIIIEP, encoded by the coding sequence ATGCGGGCGATGGCGTACGACGAGTACGGCGGGACGGAGGTGCTCCGCGAGACCCGCCTGCCCATGCCGAAGGTGGCGCCGGGGGAGGTCCTCGTCAAGGTCCGGTGCGCCGCGGTCAACCCCGTCGACTGGAAGATCATGGCGGGCGGCCTCGACGGGCTGATGGACGTCCTCTTCCCCGTGGTCCCCGGCTGGGACGTCTCGGGAACCGTCGAGCGGCTCGGCATCGACGTCCCCGAGTTCGCCGTCGGCGACGAGGTGATGGCGTACGCGCGCAAGGACTACGTCCACGGCGGCACCTTCGCCGAGTACGTGAGCGTCCCCGCGCGCGCCCTCGCCCGCAAGCCGGCCTCCCTCGGCTGGCGCGAGGCAGCCGGCCTGCCGCTGGCCGGCCTCACCGCCTACCAGCTGCTCACCCGCCTGGACACCGGCGAGGGCGACACGGTCCTCGTCCACGGCGCGGCAGGCGGCGTCGGCAGCTTCGGCGTACAGATCGCCCGGGCGCTCGGAGCCCGCGTCATCGGCACGGCCTCCCCGCGCAACCACGACCGCCTGCGCGAACTGGGCTGCGAGCCGGTGCAGTACGGCGAGGGCCTGGTCGACCGGGTCCGGGCACTCGCCCCGGACGGGGTGTCCGTCGTGGCGGACTTCGTCGGCGGCGTCCTCGACGTCACCCAGGCCGTCCTCGCGCCGGACGGCCGCCACGCATCGATCGCCGACCCCAGTGTCCTCGGCGCGGACGGCCAGTGGATGTGGGTCCGCCCCGTCGGCAGCGACCTCACCGAACTCGCCAAGCTCGCCGACAGCGGCCGGCTGAAGGTCACGGTCGCCGAAACCTTTCCCCTCGCCGATGCCGCAGCGGCCTTCGCCCTCAACCAGGAAGGCCACACGGCAGGCAAGATCATCATCGAACCCTGA
- a CDS encoding peptidoglycan-binding domain-containing protein has translation MSPDAREPGSDDGRLVRPYMTPVGPHPHTSTAAGITWPEPGPAAPAAFPEPAAPPASAAPPASSAPPASAPGGRAAARRRRQEDRRSRKPLWAAGGAALLLGAGALALLPGGDAEPEPAFSSQRPDVSVPELRAPDPAPDPAPSATATRTASPTPSASPKADSSPPPSASAPSRRPQTGDGGTLRMGDRGSEVTALQEALYAQGFTYVKVSGVYDGQTKRGVAQLQRDRGINGDPSGVYGPATRAQFTI, from the coding sequence ATGTCCCCAGACGCCCGCGAGCCCGGGTCCGACGACGGCCGCCTCGTACGCCCCTACATGACCCCGGTGGGCCCCCACCCGCACACCTCCACAGCAGCAGGGATCACCTGGCCGGAACCCGGCCCCGCGGCGCCGGCCGCCTTCCCCGAGCCCGCCGCACCCCCGGCCTCCGCCGCACCCCCGGCCTCCTCCGCACCCCCGGCCTCCGCGCCCGGTGGCCGCGCGGCGGCCCGCCGCCGGCGGCAGGAGGACCGCCGCAGCCGGAAGCCCCTGTGGGCGGCCGGCGGAGCCGCCCTCCTGCTCGGCGCCGGCGCGCTGGCCCTCCTGCCCGGCGGGGACGCCGAACCGGAGCCGGCGTTCTCCTCCCAGCGGCCCGACGTGTCCGTCCCGGAGCTGCGGGCCCCCGACCCGGCCCCGGACCCCGCCCCCTCCGCCACCGCGACTCGCACCGCCTCGCCGACCCCGTCGGCGAGCCCCAAGGCAGACAGCTCGCCGCCGCCGTCCGCGTCGGCGCCGTCCCGAAGGCCGCAGACCGGCGACGGGGGCACGCTCCGCATGGGCGACCGGGGGTCGGAGGTGACCGCCCTCCAGGAGGCGCTTTACGCACAGGGGTTCACGTACGTGAAGGTCAGTGGCGTGTACGACGGGCAGACGAAGCGCGGCGTCGCCCAGCTCCAGCGCGACCGCGGCATCAACGGCGACCCGTCGGGCGTCTACGGCCCTGCGACCCGAGCACAGTTCACCATCTGA
- a CDS encoding SIR2 family NAD-dependent protein deacylase yields the protein MGKPLVAVFTGAGVSTDSGIPDYRGPQGLWRRDPGAEKLVTYEHYMADPEVRRRSWRMRAEVGALNARPNAAHLAVAGLERSGIPVRVITQNVDGLHQLAGMPPRKVLELHGTARAVVCTACAARTPMDEALARLAAGEADPACTACGGILKPATVMFGERLDPEVLAQAVAVAKNCTVFFAVGSTLQVQPAASLAGMAAEAGARLVIVNAEETPYDALADEVVREPIGTALPALLGALAA from the coding sequence ATGGGAAAGCCGCTCGTCGCAGTGTTCACCGGGGCCGGAGTCTCCACGGACTCCGGGATCCCCGACTACCGGGGGCCGCAGGGGCTGTGGCGCCGCGATCCCGGGGCCGAGAAGCTCGTCACGTACGAGCACTACATGGCCGATCCGGAGGTCCGCCGCCGGTCCTGGCGGATGCGCGCCGAGGTCGGGGCGCTGAACGCCCGGCCGAACGCCGCCCACCTGGCCGTGGCCGGGCTGGAGCGCAGCGGCATCCCGGTCCGGGTGATCACGCAGAACGTGGACGGGCTGCACCAGCTGGCCGGCATGCCGCCGCGGAAGGTCCTGGAGCTGCACGGCACCGCCCGGGCCGTGGTGTGCACGGCCTGCGCCGCCCGGACCCCGATGGACGAGGCGCTGGCCCGGCTCGCCGCGGGCGAGGCGGACCCCGCCTGCACGGCCTGCGGCGGAATCCTGAAGCCGGCGACGGTGATGTTCGGCGAGCGGCTGGATCCGGAGGTGCTGGCGCAGGCCGTGGCCGTCGCGAAGAACTGCACGGTGTTCTTCGCGGTCGGCTCGACGCTCCAGGTGCAGCCGGCCGCCTCGCTGGCCGGGATGGCCGCCGAGGCGGGCGCGCGGCTGGTGATCGTGAACGCGGAGGAGACCCCGTACGACGCGCTCGCGGACGAGGTGGTCCGGGAGCCGATCGGGACGGCCCTGCCGGCGCTCCTCGGGGCGCTCGCCGCCTGA
- a CDS encoding SSI family serine proteinase inhibitor has protein sequence MRSIARSLGLGSAAMALTAFTALAWPGAADAAPTGTQSMYAPSALVLSVIAGEDPAYGTVQRAVTLSCAPRAHGTHPSPARACADMRRHAADLDRIAEPGPGVDCTREWNPLTVTAEGVWQGRKFSYTHTYANPCGLYHTSSTLFAF, from the coding sequence ATGCGGTCCATCGCACGGAGTCTCGGCCTCGGTTCCGCCGCCATGGCGCTCACCGCGTTCACCGCGCTGGCCTGGCCCGGAGCGGCCGACGCCGCGCCGACCGGTACACAGAGCATGTACGCGCCGTCCGCCCTGGTCCTGTCCGTGATCGCCGGGGAGGACCCCGCGTACGGGACGGTCCAGCGCGCGGTGACCCTGAGCTGCGCCCCCAGGGCGCACGGCACGCACCCCTCCCCCGCACGGGCCTGCGCCGACATGCGCCGGCACGCCGCGGACCTCGACAGGATCGCCGAGCCCGGCCCGGGAGTCGACTGCACCCGCGAGTGGAACCCGCTGACGGTCACCGCGGAGGGCGTGTGGCAGGGCCGCAAGTTCAGCTACACCCACACCTACGCCAACCCCTGCGGCCTCTACCACACCAGCAGCACGCTGTTCGCGTTCTGA
- a CDS encoding RNA ligase (ATP), producing MSTLKVTVEQLTVHEHPHADALELAQVGLYRAVVAKGAYATGDFALYIPEQAVLPADLIAELGLTGRLSGSGADRVKAVRLRGELSQGLVCRPRALAGVDLARAAEEGTDFAERLGITKWVPPIPTSMSGDVEAAPDLLPWVDVENIQRYPDLFEPGEQVVLTEKLHGTACLLTYLAAEDRVLVSSKGFGSKSLALTEDDRNLYWRAVRGHRVAEAAAKLAARLGATRVGIFAEVYGAGVQDLAYGTDARTSGPGYAVFDVSAEIDGQVRWLDAAELLSDGALPLVPRLYEGPYDLDTVLELATGRETVSGRQAHLREGVVIRPAAERYSPVVGGRAIAKAVSPAYLTRKGGTEFE from the coding sequence ATGTCCACGCTGAAGGTCACCGTCGAGCAGCTGACCGTCCACGAGCATCCCCACGCCGACGCGCTGGAGCTCGCCCAAGTAGGCCTGTACCGGGCGGTCGTCGCCAAGGGTGCCTACGCCACGGGCGACTTCGCCCTGTACATCCCCGAGCAGGCCGTCCTCCCCGCCGACCTGATCGCGGAACTCGGCCTGACCGGCCGCCTCTCCGGCTCCGGCGCCGACCGGGTGAAGGCGGTCCGGCTGCGCGGAGAGCTGTCGCAGGGCCTGGTGTGCCGGCCGCGCGCGCTCGCCGGCGTCGACCTGGCCCGCGCCGCCGAGGAGGGCACGGACTTCGCGGAGCGGCTCGGCATCACCAAGTGGGTGCCGCCGATCCCGACCTCGATGAGCGGCGACGTGGAGGCCGCGCCCGACCTGCTGCCGTGGGTCGACGTCGAGAACATCCAGCGCTACCCGGACCTCTTCGAGCCGGGCGAGCAGGTCGTCCTGACGGAGAAGCTGCACGGGACCGCCTGCCTGCTCACCTACCTGGCCGCCGAGGACCGGGTGCTGGTCTCCTCCAAGGGCTTCGGCTCGAAGAGCCTCGCCCTGACAGAGGACGACCGCAACCTCTACTGGCGCGCCGTCCGCGGCCACCGCGTCGCCGAGGCCGCCGCGAAGCTCGCGGCCCGGCTGGGCGCCACCCGCGTCGGCATCTTCGCCGAGGTGTACGGCGCCGGCGTCCAGGACCTCGCCTACGGCACCGACGCGCGCACTTCGGGCCCCGGGTACGCCGTCTTCGACGTGTCGGCCGAGATCGACGGGCAGGTCCGCTGGCTGGACGCGGCGGAACTCCTCTCCGACGGCGCCCTGCCCCTCGTACCGCGGCTGTACGAGGGACCGTACGACCTGGACACGGTCCTGGAGCTGGCCACGGGCCGCGAGACCGTCTCCGGCCGGCAGGCGCACCTGCGCGAGGGCGTCGTCATACGCCCGGCCGCGGAGCGGTACAGCCCGGTCGTCGGCGGCCGGGCCATCGCCAAGGCGGTCAGCCCCGCCTACCTGACCCGCAAGGGCGGCACCGAGTTCGAGTAG
- a CDS encoding LamG-like jellyroll fold domain-containing protein — protein sequence MRRRTRGAAAALALSVAGTGACVGLGVLPQAGAVTPPVAFTADALPTWQPNGIVWALAEAGGTVFAGGTFSAVRPPSGGAGTEQPAVNFTALDAATGAPTSCKLSFTVGSGTATVRALALSPDKATLYAGGYFGAVNGTPVSSLAAIDVATCTVKQSFRPAFAATVRALAVSGDTVYAGGDFLTVSGQPRQRFAAVAAADGALRPFRADADEPGRAVELTPDGQSVLLGGDFFTVGGTASHALAVVDAASGAVTKAYPNFIHTNSVVKDIATDESGFYTANEGTGGGVFDGRIALDLAGFGQRWRDTCLGATQAVLPDQGVLYSASHAHDCSSVGEFPDGARHHLLAQPTTGTGKLGWSPDTNDGIGEGIGPRVMAVGAKAGVRYLWVGGEFTTVNGAAQQSLTRFASTGDTGAPTTPVASAASFRPGEVQVRWRTSLDLDDSRLTYRVYRNGSATPVATVAADSLFFRRPQASWTDTAVTPGQTYSYRVTATDAAGNTSALSATASVTVPHSADAYAERVRADGAQLYWRYDDAVLPYAADSSAGGNQNGVHLAGPALRQTPAAVTGASTAIGFDGAATKVYGDRRQTVGAAYSIETWFRTNTTRGGKLFGFGSNQDRRSSQYDKHLYMTNDGRLVFGVYTGATRTVTTAGSYNDDKWHHAVATQGPGGMALYVDGVQRGTLNVTTHENFAGYWHAGGDNLTSWPNRPSSDFWAGRLDETAVYGSVLTPAQVQEHHRLASAPADSVVRVTAAEDTYANAGAPGTAFGTSGSLAVRGNPLYTSYLRFDLPAAPPGTVLKSASLSVKTSTMSGAGTADTVSVVPVAGAWSEAATTYNTRPEPGGPALGTFGPVPDGSAVHTTGLSAAPVAAALGSSWSVALTGSGSDALWLWSSEAAAGEGTPQLTLAFGAP from the coding sequence ATGCGTCGCAGAACCAGAGGGGCGGCCGCCGCGCTCGCCCTGTCCGTGGCCGGGACCGGCGCCTGCGTCGGCCTCGGCGTCCTCCCACAGGCGGGGGCCGTCACCCCGCCCGTGGCCTTCACCGCCGACGCCCTTCCGACCTGGCAGCCCAACGGCATCGTCTGGGCCCTCGCCGAGGCCGGCGGCACCGTCTTCGCCGGCGGCACCTTCTCCGCCGTACGCCCGCCCTCGGGCGGCGCCGGCACCGAGCAGCCCGCCGTGAACTTCACCGCGCTCGACGCCGCGACCGGCGCCCCGACCTCCTGCAAGCTGTCCTTCACCGTCGGCAGCGGCACCGCCACCGTGCGGGCCCTCGCCCTCTCACCCGACAAGGCCACCCTGTACGCGGGCGGCTACTTCGGCGCCGTCAACGGCACCCCCGTCTCCAGCCTCGCCGCGATCGACGTCGCGACCTGCACGGTGAAGCAGTCCTTCCGCCCCGCCTTCGCGGCGACCGTCCGCGCGCTCGCCGTCAGCGGCGACACCGTCTACGCGGGCGGCGACTTCCTCACCGTCTCCGGCCAGCCGCGCCAGCGCTTCGCCGCCGTCGCCGCCGCCGACGGGGCGCTGCGCCCCTTCCGGGCCGACGCCGACGAGCCCGGCCGGGCCGTCGAACTCACCCCGGACGGGCAGAGCGTCCTCCTCGGCGGCGACTTCTTCACCGTGGGCGGCACCGCCTCACACGCCCTGGCCGTCGTGGACGCCGCGAGCGGCGCCGTCACGAAGGCCTATCCGAACTTCATCCACACCAACTCCGTCGTCAAGGACATCGCGACCGACGAGAGCGGCTTCTACACCGCCAACGAGGGCACCGGCGGCGGCGTCTTCGACGGCCGCATCGCCCTCGACCTCGCCGGCTTCGGCCAGCGCTGGCGCGACACCTGCCTCGGCGCCACCCAGGCCGTCCTCCCGGACCAGGGCGTCCTCTACAGCGCCTCGCACGCCCACGACTGCTCCAGCGTCGGCGAGTTCCCCGACGGGGCCCGCCACCACCTCCTCGCCCAGCCCACCACCGGAACCGGGAAGCTGGGCTGGTCGCCCGACACCAACGACGGCATCGGCGAGGGCATCGGGCCGCGCGTGATGGCGGTCGGCGCCAAGGCCGGAGTGCGCTACCTGTGGGTCGGCGGCGAGTTCACCACCGTCAACGGGGCCGCCCAGCAGAGCCTGACCCGCTTCGCGTCGACGGGCGACACCGGCGCCCCCACGACACCCGTCGCGAGCGCGGCGAGCTTCCGGCCCGGCGAGGTGCAGGTCCGCTGGCGCACCAGCCTCGACCTGGACGACAGCAGGCTGACGTACCGGGTGTACCGCAACGGCTCGGCGACCCCCGTCGCCACGGTGGCCGCCGACTCCCTCTTCTTCAGGCGTCCCCAGGCGTCCTGGACCGACACCGCCGTCACGCCCGGCCAGACGTACTCCTACCGGGTGACGGCGACCGACGCGGCCGGCAACACCAGCGCCCTGTCGGCGACGGCGTCCGTGACCGTCCCGCACTCGGCCGACGCCTACGCGGAACGGGTCCGCGCCGACGGTGCGCAGCTGTACTGGCGCTACGACGACGCGGTCCTGCCGTACGCCGCCGACTCGTCCGCCGGCGGCAACCAGAACGGCGTGCACCTCGCCGGACCGGCCCTGCGCCAGACCCCGGCAGCCGTGACCGGCGCGAGCACCGCCATCGGCTTCGACGGCGCCGCGACCAAGGTGTACGGGGACCGCCGGCAGACGGTCGGCGCCGCCTACAGCATCGAGACCTGGTTCCGTACGAACACCACCCGCGGCGGCAAGCTCTTCGGCTTCGGCAGCAACCAGGACCGCCGCAGCAGCCAGTACGACAAGCACCTGTACATGACCAACGACGGGCGCCTCGTCTTCGGCGTCTACACCGGCGCCACCCGCACCGTCACCACCGCCGGCTCCTACAACGACGACAAGTGGCACCACGCCGTCGCCACCCAGGGGCCCGGCGGGATGGCCCTCTACGTCGACGGCGTCCAGCGGGGCACCCTGAACGTCACCACCCACGAGAACTTCGCCGGCTACTGGCACGCGGGCGGAGACAACCTGACCAGCTGGCCCAACCGGCCGTCCAGCGACTTCTGGGCGGGCCGCCTGGACGAGACGGCCGTCTACGGCAGTGTCCTGACCCCCGCGCAGGTCCAGGAGCACCACCGCCTCGCCTCGGCGCCCGCCGACTCGGTCGTCCGGGTGACCGCCGCCGAGGACACGTACGCCAACGCGGGGGCACCCGGCACCGCCTTCGGCACCTCCGGGTCGCTCGCCGTCCGCGGCAACCCGCTGTACACGTCCTACCTGCGCTTCGACCTGCCGGCGGCGCCGCCGGGCACGGTGCTGAAGTCGGCCTCGCTGAGCGTGAAGACCAGCACGATGAGCGGCGCCGGAACGGCCGACACCGTCTCGGTGGTGCCGGTCGCCGGGGCATGGAGCGAGGCAGCCACCACCTACAACACCCGTCCCGAGCCGGGCGGTCCGGCCCTCGGCACCTTCGGCCCCGTCCCCGACGGCTCGGCGGTCCACACCACGGGCCTGTCCGCGGCGCCGGTGGCCGCCGCCCTCGGCTCCTCCTGGAGCGTGGCGCTGACCGGCTCGGGGTCGGACGCCCTGTGGCTGTGGTCGTCCGAGGCGGCGGCCGGGGAGGGCACCCCGCAGCTGACCCTCGCCTTCGGCGCACCGTAG